One Acidobacteriota bacterium genomic window carries:
- a CDS encoding Rieske 2Fe-2S domain-containing protein → MLTSAAFTTGQLWIAVQNWYRRHRGRPPVRRVASLAEVPVGGSLVFRYPDEHEPCLLVRLSVDEFVAFNQKCTHLSCAVVPRPAENSLFCPCHNGRFDLRTGVPIAGPPKRPLTRIVLERRGSDIYAVGVEARTT, encoded by the coding sequence GTGCTCACGAGCGCGGCCTTCACGACGGGCCAGTTGTGGATTGCCGTGCAGAACTGGTACCGCCGTCATCGCGGCCGGCCGCCGGTCCGGCGCGTGGCGTCGCTGGCCGAGGTACCGGTAGGCGGGAGTCTCGTCTTCCGGTATCCGGACGAACACGAACCGTGTCTGCTGGTACGGCTCTCGGTGGACGAGTTCGTGGCGTTCAACCAGAAGTGCACGCATCTGTCGTGCGCGGTGGTTCCGCGGCCGGCCGAGAACAGCCTCTTCTGTCCCTGTCACAACGGTCGCTTCGATCTGCGGACCGGCGTGCCCATCGCGGGCCCGCCCAAGCGGCCGCTCACGCGGATCGTGCTGGAGCGTCGCGGCTCGGACATCTACGCGGTCGGCGTCGAGGCGCGCACGACATGA